The following are encoded together in the Equus quagga isolate Etosha38 chromosome 15, UCLA_HA_Equagga_1.0, whole genome shotgun sequence genome:
- the BAG6 gene encoding large proline-rich protein BAG6 isoform X16, which produces MRSTTDAGAVGPAGDGGGGGGSLGCSASSHLGRPRSVSPPETYCLGPRTFSSCPTKVKLGDLGGAGSTASRSPNTIGETEVAVGGRELSAMEPNDSTSTTMEEPDSLEVLVKTLDSQTRTFIVGAQMNVKEFKEHIAASVSIPSEKQRLIYQGRVLQDDKKLQEYNVGGKVIHLVERAPPQTQLPSGASSGTGSASATHGGGPPPGTRGPGASVHDRNANSYVMVGTFNLPSDGSAVDVHINMEQAPIQSEPRVRLVMAQHMIRDIQTLLSRMECRGGSQAQHSQPPPQTPTVAPEPVALSSQTSEPVESEAPPREPMEAEEVEERAPAQSPELTPSGPAPAGPTPAPETNAPNHPSPAEYVEVLQELQRLESRLQPFLQRYYEVLGAAATTDYNNNQEGREEDQRLINLVGESLRLLGNTFVALSDLRCNLACAPPRHLHVVRPMSHYTTPMVLQQAAIPIQINVGTTVTMTGNGTRPPPAPNAEAPPPGPGQASSLAPSSTTVESSTEGAPPPGPAPPPTTSHPRVIRISHQSVEPVVMMHMNIQDSGTQPGGVPSAPTGPLGPPGHGQTLGQQVPGFPTAPTRVVIARPTPPQARPSHPGGPPVSGALQGAGLGTNASLAQMVSGLVGQLLMQPVLVAQGTPGMAPPPAPATASASAGTTNTATTAGPAPGGPAQPPPPQTSTADLQFSQLLGNLLGPAGPGTGGPGMASPTITVAMPGVPAFLQGMTDFLQAPPPPPPPPPPPPAPEQQTMPPPGSPSGGAGSPGGRGPESLPPEFYTSVVQGVLSSLLGSLGARAGSSESIAAFIQRLSGSSNIFEPGADGALGFFGALLSLLCQNFSMVDVVMLLHGHFQPLQRLQPQLRSFFHQHYLGGQEPTPGNIRTATHTLITGLEEYVRESFSLVQVQPGVDIIRTNLEFLQEQFNSIAAHVLHCTDSGFGARLLELCNQGLFECLALNLHCLGGQQMELAAVINGRIRRMSRGVNPSLVSWLTTMMGLRLQVVLEHMPVGPDAILRYVRRIGDPPQPLSEEPMEVQGSERTSPEPQRENASPAPGTTAEEAMSRGPPPAPEGGSRDEQDGASAETEPWAAAVPPEWVPIIQQDIQSQRKVKPQPPLSDAYLSGMPAKRRKLRADIQKRLQEDPNYSPQRFPNAHRAFADDP; this is translated from the exons ATGCGCAGTACGACGGACGCAGGCGCAGTAGGTCCCGCGggcgacggcggcggcggcggcggctccttGGGGTGCTCGGCTTCTTCCCATCTAGGCCGGCCCCGGTCCGTCTCGCCCCCAGAAACTTACTGTTTGGGGCCGCGGACCTTTTCGTCTTGCCCCACAAAAGTAAAGCTTGGAGACCTAGGGGGAGCCGGAAGTACCGCCTCGCGATCCCCAAATACTATCGGGGAAACGGAAGTGGCCGTCGGTGGCAG AGAACTGTCGGCCATGGAGCCCAATGATAGTACCAGTACCACTATGGAAGAGCCTGACAGCCTGGAGGTGCTGGTGAAGACTCTGGACTCTCAGACTCGGACCTTTATTGTGGGGGCCCAG ATGAATGTAAAGGAGTTTAAGGAGCACATTGCTGCCTCTGTCAGCATCCCTTCTGAGAAACAACGGCTCATCTACCAGGGACGAGTTCTACAGGATGATAAGAAGCTCCAGGAATACA aTGTTGGGGGAAAGGTTATCCACCTTGTGGAACGGGCTCCTCCTCAGACTCAGCTCCCTTCTGGGGCATCTTCTGGGACAGGGTCTGCCTCAGCCACCCATGGTGGGGGACCCCCCCCTGGTACTCGGGGGCCTGGGGCCTCTGTTCATGACCGGAATGCCAACAGCTATGTCATGGTTGGAACCTTCAATCTTCCT AGTGACGGCTCTGCTGTGGATGTTCACATCAACATGGAACAGGCCCCGATTCAG AGTGAGCCCAGAGTACGGCTGGTGATGGCTCAGCATATGATCAGGGACATACAAACCTTACTCTCCCGGATGGAG TGTCGAGGGGGATCCCAAGCACAGCACAGTCAGCCGCCCCCGCAGACACCAACTGTGGCCCCGGAGCCAGTAGCTTTGAGCTCTCAAACATCAGAACCGGTTGAAAGCGAAGCACCTCCTCGGGAGCCCATGGAGGCAGAAGAAGTGGAGGAGCGTGCCCCAGCCCAGAGCCCGGAGCTCACCCCTTCTGGCCCAGCCCCAGCGGGCCCAACGCCGGCCCCAGAGACAAATGCACCCAA CCATCCCTCCCCTGCGGAGTATGTTGAGGTGCTCCAGGAACTACAGCGGCTTGAGAGCCGCCTCCAGCCCTTCCTGCAGCGCTACTATGAGGTTCTGGGTGCTGCTGCCACCACGGACTACAACAATAAT CAAGAAGGCCGTGAAGAGGACCAGCGCCTGATCAACCTGGTCGGGGAGAGCCTGCGGCTGCTGGGCAACACCTTTGTGGCACTGTCTGACCTGCGCTGCAATCTGGCCTGTGCGCCCCCGCGACACCTGCATGTGGTCCGGCCTATGTCTCATTACACCACCCCCATGGTGCTCCAGCAGGCAGCCATCCCCATCCAG ATCAATGTGGGGACCACTGTGACCATGACGGGGAATGGGACTCGGCCCCCCCCGGCTCCCAATGCAGAGGCACCTCCCCCTGGTCCTGGGCAGGCCTCGTCCCTGGCTCCCTCTTCGACCACTGTCGAGTCTTCAACTGAGGGGGCTCCCCCCCCAGGACCAGCTCCCCCACCGACCACCAGCCACCCGAGGGTCATCCGGATTTCCCACCAGAGCGTGGAACCCGTGGTCATGATGCACATGAACATTCAAG ATTCTGGCACACAGCCTGGTGGAGTTCCGAGTGCTCCCACTGGCCCCCTAGGACCCCCTGGTCATGGCCAGACCCTGG GACAGCAGGTCCCAGGCTTCCCGACAGCTCCAACCCGGGTGGTGATTGCCCGGCCCACCCCTCCACAGGCTAGGCCTTCCCATCCTGGGGGCCCCCCAGTCTCAGGGGCTCTG CAGGGCGCTGGGCTGGGTACCAATGCCTCCTTGGCCCAGATGGTGAGCGGCCTTGTGGGGCAGCTTCTTATGCAGCCTGTCCTTGTGG CTCAGGGGACCCCAGGAATGGCTccacctccagctcctgccactgCTTCAGCCAGTGCTGGCACCACCAACACAGCTACCACAGCAGGCCCGGCCCCGGGGGGGCCTGCCCAGCCTCCACCCCCTCAAACCTCCACTGCTGATCTTCAATTCTCTCAGCTCTTGGGGAACCTGCTGGGGCCTGCAGGGCCAGGGACTGGAGGGCCTGGCATGGCTTCTCCCACCATCACTGTGGCGATGCCTGGTGTCCCTGCCTTTCTCCAAGGCATGACTGACTTCTTGCAG gcccctccacctcctccaccacccccacccccacccccggccccagAGCAGCAGACCATGCCCCCACCAGGGTCCCCTTCTGGTGGCGCAGGGAGTCCTGGAGGCCGGGGTCCTGAGAGCCTGCCACCAGAGTTTTATACCTCGGTGGTGCAGGGTGTGCTAAGCTCCCTGCTGGGCTCCTTGGGGGCTCGGGCTGGCAGCAGTGAAAGTATCGCTGCTTTCATACAACGCCTCAGTGGATCCAGCAACATCTTTGAGCCTGGAGCTGATGGGGCCCTCG gcttCTTTGGGGccctgctttctcttctgtgcCAGAACTTTTCCATGGTGGATGTGGTGATGCTTCTCCACGGGCATTTCCAGCCACTGCAGcggctccagccccagctgcGATCCTTCTTCCACCAGCACTACCTGGGTGGCCAGGAGCCCACACCTGGTAACATCAGG ACGGCCACCCACACCTTGATCACGGGGTTAGAAGAATATGTGCGGGAGAGTTTT TCTTTGGTGCAGGTTCAGCCAGGTGTGGACATCATCCGGACAAACCTGGAATTTCTCCAAGAGCAGTTTAATAGCATTGCTGCTCATGTGCTGCACTGCACAG ACAGTGGATTTGGGGCCCGTTTGCTGGAGTTGTGTAACCAGGGCCTGTTTGAATGCCTGGCCTTGAACCTGCACTGCTTGGGAGGACAGCAGATGGAGCTTGCGGCTGTCATCAATGGCCGAATT CGTCGCATGTCTCGTGGGGTAAATCCGTCCTTGGTAAGCTGGCTCACCACAATGATGGGACTGAGGCTTCAGGTGGTACTGGAGCACATGCCGGTAGGCCCTGATGCCATCCTCAGATATGTTCGCAGGATTGGTGATCCCCCCCAG CCACTTTCTGAGGAGCCAATGGAAGTTCAGGGATCAGAGAGAACTTCCCCTGAGCCTCAG CGAGAGAatgcttccccagcccctgggacaACAGCAGAAGAGGCTATGTCCCGAGGTCCACCTCCTGCCCCTGAGGGGGGCTCCCGAGATGAACAGGATGGAGCTTCAGCTGAGACAGAACCTTGGGCAGCTGCAGTCCCCCCA gaatgGGTCCCTATTATCCAGCAGGACATTCAAAGCCAGCGGAAGGTGAAACCACAGCCCCCCCTGAGTGACGCCTACCTCAGTGGTATGCCTGCCAAGAGACGCAAG ctccGGGCTGATATACAAAAGCGACTGCAGGAAGACCCCAATTACAGCCCCCAGCGCTTCCCTAATGCCCACCGGGCCTTTGCTGACGATCCCTAG
- the BAG6 gene encoding large proline-rich protein BAG6 isoform X6 codes for MRSTTDAGAVGPAGDGGGGGGSLGCSASSHLGRPRSVSPPETYCLGPRTFSSCPTKVKLGDLGGAGSTASRSPNTIGETEVAVGGRELSAMEPNDSTSTTMEEPDSLEVLVKTLDSQTRTFIVGAQMNVKEFKEHIAASVSIPSEKQRLIYQGRVLQDDKKLQEYNVGGKVIHLVERAPPQTQLPSGASSGTGSASATHGGGPPPGTRGPGASVHDRNANSYVMVGTFNLPSDGSAVDVHINMEQAPIQSEPRVRLVMAQHMIRDIQTLLSRMECRGGSQAQHSQPPPQTPTVAPEPVALSSQTSEPVESEAPPREPMEAEEVEERAPAQSPELTPSGPAPAGPTPAPETNAPNHPSPAEYVEVLQELQRLESRLQPFLQRYYEVLGAAATTDYNNNQEGREEDQRLINLVGESLRLLGNTFVALSDLRCNLACAPPRHLHVVRPMSHYTTPMVLQQAAIPIQINVGTTVTMTGNGTRPPPAPNAEAPPPGPGQASSLAPSSTTVESSTEGAPPPGPAPPPTTSHPRVIRISHQSVEPVVMMHMNIQDSGTQPGGVPSAPTGPLGPPGHGQTLGQQVPGFPTAPTRVVIARPTPPQARPSHPGGPPVSGALGAGLGTNASLAQMVSGLVGQLLMQPVLVAQGTPGMAPPPAPATASASAGTTNTATTAGPAPGGPAQPPPPQTSTADLQFSQLLGNLLGPAGPGTGGPGMASPTITVAMPGVPAFLQGMTDFLQAPPPPPPPPPPPPAPEQQTMPPPGSPSGGAGSPGGRGPESLPPEFYTSVVQGVLSSLLGSLGARAGSSESIAAFIQRLSGSSNIFEPGADGALGFFGALLSLLCQNFSMVDVVMLLHGHFQPLQRLQPQLRSFFHQHYLGGQEPTPGNIRTATHTLITGLEEYVRESFSLVQVQPGVDIIRTNLEFLQEQFNSIAAHVLHCTDSGFGARLLELCNQGLFECLALNLHCLGGQQMELAAVINGRIRRMSRGVNPSLVSWLTTMMGLRLQVVLEHMPVGPDAILRYVRRIGDPPQPLSEEPMEVQGSERTSPEPQRENASPAPGTTAEEAMSRGPPPAPEGGSRDEQDGASAETEPWAAAVPPEWVPIIQQDIQSQRKVKPQPPLSDAYLSGMPAKRRKTMQGEGPQLLLSEAVSRAAKAAGARPLTSPESLSRDLEAPEVQESYRQQLRADIQKRLQEDPNYSPQRFPNAHRAFADDP; via the exons ATGCGCAGTACGACGGACGCAGGCGCAGTAGGTCCCGCGggcgacggcggcggcggcggcggctccttGGGGTGCTCGGCTTCTTCCCATCTAGGCCGGCCCCGGTCCGTCTCGCCCCCAGAAACTTACTGTTTGGGGCCGCGGACCTTTTCGTCTTGCCCCACAAAAGTAAAGCTTGGAGACCTAGGGGGAGCCGGAAGTACCGCCTCGCGATCCCCAAATACTATCGGGGAAACGGAAGTGGCCGTCGGTGGCAG AGAACTGTCGGCCATGGAGCCCAATGATAGTACCAGTACCACTATGGAAGAGCCTGACAGCCTGGAGGTGCTGGTGAAGACTCTGGACTCTCAGACTCGGACCTTTATTGTGGGGGCCCAG ATGAATGTAAAGGAGTTTAAGGAGCACATTGCTGCCTCTGTCAGCATCCCTTCTGAGAAACAACGGCTCATCTACCAGGGACGAGTTCTACAGGATGATAAGAAGCTCCAGGAATACA aTGTTGGGGGAAAGGTTATCCACCTTGTGGAACGGGCTCCTCCTCAGACTCAGCTCCCTTCTGGGGCATCTTCTGGGACAGGGTCTGCCTCAGCCACCCATGGTGGGGGACCCCCCCCTGGTACTCGGGGGCCTGGGGCCTCTGTTCATGACCGGAATGCCAACAGCTATGTCATGGTTGGAACCTTCAATCTTCCT AGTGACGGCTCTGCTGTGGATGTTCACATCAACATGGAACAGGCCCCGATTCAG AGTGAGCCCAGAGTACGGCTGGTGATGGCTCAGCATATGATCAGGGACATACAAACCTTACTCTCCCGGATGGAG TGTCGAGGGGGATCCCAAGCACAGCACAGTCAGCCGCCCCCGCAGACACCAACTGTGGCCCCGGAGCCAGTAGCTTTGAGCTCTCAAACATCAGAACCGGTTGAAAGCGAAGCACCTCCTCGGGAGCCCATGGAGGCAGAAGAAGTGGAGGAGCGTGCCCCAGCCCAGAGCCCGGAGCTCACCCCTTCTGGCCCAGCCCCAGCGGGCCCAACGCCGGCCCCAGAGACAAATGCACCCAA CCATCCCTCCCCTGCGGAGTATGTTGAGGTGCTCCAGGAACTACAGCGGCTTGAGAGCCGCCTCCAGCCCTTCCTGCAGCGCTACTATGAGGTTCTGGGTGCTGCTGCCACCACGGACTACAACAATAAT CAAGAAGGCCGTGAAGAGGACCAGCGCCTGATCAACCTGGTCGGGGAGAGCCTGCGGCTGCTGGGCAACACCTTTGTGGCACTGTCTGACCTGCGCTGCAATCTGGCCTGTGCGCCCCCGCGACACCTGCATGTGGTCCGGCCTATGTCTCATTACACCACCCCCATGGTGCTCCAGCAGGCAGCCATCCCCATCCAG ATCAATGTGGGGACCACTGTGACCATGACGGGGAATGGGACTCGGCCCCCCCCGGCTCCCAATGCAGAGGCACCTCCCCCTGGTCCTGGGCAGGCCTCGTCCCTGGCTCCCTCTTCGACCACTGTCGAGTCTTCAACTGAGGGGGCTCCCCCCCCAGGACCAGCTCCCCCACCGACCACCAGCCACCCGAGGGTCATCCGGATTTCCCACCAGAGCGTGGAACCCGTGGTCATGATGCACATGAACATTCAAG ATTCTGGCACACAGCCTGGTGGAGTTCCGAGTGCTCCCACTGGCCCCCTAGGACCCCCTGGTCATGGCCAGACCCTGG GACAGCAGGTCCCAGGCTTCCCGACAGCTCCAACCCGGGTGGTGATTGCCCGGCCCACCCCTCCACAGGCTAGGCCTTCCCATCCTGGGGGCCCCCCAGTCTCAGGGGCTCTG GGCGCTGGGCTGGGTACCAATGCCTCCTTGGCCCAGATGGTGAGCGGCCTTGTGGGGCAGCTTCTTATGCAGCCTGTCCTTGTGG CTCAGGGGACCCCAGGAATGGCTccacctccagctcctgccactgCTTCAGCCAGTGCTGGCACCACCAACACAGCTACCACAGCAGGCCCGGCCCCGGGGGGGCCTGCCCAGCCTCCACCCCCTCAAACCTCCACTGCTGATCTTCAATTCTCTCAGCTCTTGGGGAACCTGCTGGGGCCTGCAGGGCCAGGGACTGGAGGGCCTGGCATGGCTTCTCCCACCATCACTGTGGCGATGCCTGGTGTCCCTGCCTTTCTCCAAGGCATGACTGACTTCTTGCAG gcccctccacctcctccaccacccccacccccacccccggccccagAGCAGCAGACCATGCCCCCACCAGGGTCCCCTTCTGGTGGCGCAGGGAGTCCTGGAGGCCGGGGTCCTGAGAGCCTGCCACCAGAGTTTTATACCTCGGTGGTGCAGGGTGTGCTAAGCTCCCTGCTGGGCTCCTTGGGGGCTCGGGCTGGCAGCAGTGAAAGTATCGCTGCTTTCATACAACGCCTCAGTGGATCCAGCAACATCTTTGAGCCTGGAGCTGATGGGGCCCTCG gcttCTTTGGGGccctgctttctcttctgtgcCAGAACTTTTCCATGGTGGATGTGGTGATGCTTCTCCACGGGCATTTCCAGCCACTGCAGcggctccagccccagctgcGATCCTTCTTCCACCAGCACTACCTGGGTGGCCAGGAGCCCACACCTGGTAACATCAGG ACGGCCACCCACACCTTGATCACGGGGTTAGAAGAATATGTGCGGGAGAGTTTT TCTTTGGTGCAGGTTCAGCCAGGTGTGGACATCATCCGGACAAACCTGGAATTTCTCCAAGAGCAGTTTAATAGCATTGCTGCTCATGTGCTGCACTGCACAG ACAGTGGATTTGGGGCCCGTTTGCTGGAGTTGTGTAACCAGGGCCTGTTTGAATGCCTGGCCTTGAACCTGCACTGCTTGGGAGGACAGCAGATGGAGCTTGCGGCTGTCATCAATGGCCGAATT CGTCGCATGTCTCGTGGGGTAAATCCGTCCTTGGTAAGCTGGCTCACCACAATGATGGGACTGAGGCTTCAGGTGGTACTGGAGCACATGCCGGTAGGCCCTGATGCCATCCTCAGATATGTTCGCAGGATTGGTGATCCCCCCCAG CCACTTTCTGAGGAGCCAATGGAAGTTCAGGGATCAGAGAGAACTTCCCCTGAGCCTCAG CGAGAGAatgcttccccagcccctgggacaACAGCAGAAGAGGCTATGTCCCGAGGTCCACCTCCTGCCCCTGAGGGGGGCTCCCGAGATGAACAGGATGGAGCTTCAGCTGAGACAGAACCTTGGGCAGCTGCAGTCCCCCCA gaatgGGTCCCTATTATCCAGCAGGACATTCAAAGCCAGCGGAAGGTGAAACCACAGCCCCCCCTGAGTGACGCCTACCTCAGTGGTATGCCTGCCAAGAGACGCAAG ACGATGCAGGGTGAGGGCCCCCAGCTGCTTCTCTCAGAGGCCGTGAGCCGGGCAGCTAAGGCAGCCGGAGCTCGGCCCCTGACAAGCCCCGAGAGCCTGAGCCGGGACCTGGAGGCACCAGAGGTTCAGGAGAGCTACAGGCAGCAG ctccGGGCTGATATACAAAAGCGACTGCAGGAAGACCCCAATTACAGCCCCCAGCGCTTCCCTAATGCCCACCGGGCCTTTGCTGACGATCCCTAG
- the BAG6 gene encoding large proline-rich protein BAG6 isoform X17 — protein MRSTTDAGAVGPAGDGGGGGGSLGCSASSHLGRPRSVSPPETYCLGPRTFSSCPTKVKLGDLGGAGSTASRSPNTIGETEVAVGGRELSAMEPNDSTSTTMEEPDSLEVLVKTLDSQTRTFIVGAQMNVKEFKEHIAASVSIPSEKQRLIYQGRVLQDDKKLQEYNVGGKVIHLVERAPPQTQLPSGASSGTGSASATHGGGPPPGTRGPGASVHDRNANSYVMVGTFNLPSDGSAVDVHINMEQAPIQSEPRVRLVMAQHMIRDIQTLLSRMECRGGSQAQHSQPPPQTPTVAPEPVALSSQTSEPVESEAPPREPMEAEEVEERAPAQSPELTPSGPAPAGPTPAPETNAPNHPSPAEYVEVLQELQRLESRLQPFLQRYYEVLGAAATTDYNNNQEGREEDQRLINLVGESLRLLGNTFVALSDLRCNLACAPPRHLHVVRPMSHYTTPMVLQQAAIPIQINVGTTVTMTGNGTRPPPAPNAEAPPPGPGQASSLAPSSTTVESSTEGAPPPGPAPPPTTSHPRVIRISHQSVEPVVMMHMNIQDSGTQPGGVPSAPTGPLGPPGHGQTLGQQVPGFPTAPTRVVIARPTPPQARPSHPGGPPVSGALGAGLGTNASLAQMVSGLVGQLLMQPVLVAQGTPGMAPPPAPATASASAGTTNTATTAGPAPGGPAQPPPPQTSTADLQFSQLLGNLLGPAGPGTGGPGMASPTITVAMPGVPAFLQGMTDFLQAPPPPPPPPPPPPAPEQQTMPPPGSPSGGAGSPGGRGPESLPPEFYTSVVQGVLSSLLGSLGARAGSSESIAAFIQRLSGSSNIFEPGADGALGFFGALLSLLCQNFSMVDVVMLLHGHFQPLQRLQPQLRSFFHQHYLGGQEPTPGNIRTATHTLITGLEEYVRESFSLVQVQPGVDIIRTNLEFLQEQFNSIAAHVLHCTDSGFGARLLELCNQGLFECLALNLHCLGGQQMELAAVINGRIRRMSRGVNPSLVSWLTTMMGLRLQVVLEHMPVGPDAILRYVRRIGDPPQPLSEEPMEVQGSERTSPEPQRENASPAPGTTAEEAMSRGPPPAPEGGSRDEQDGASAETEPWAAAVPPEWVPIIQQDIQSQRKVKPQPPLSDAYLSGMPAKRRKLRADIQKRLQEDPNYSPQRFPNAHRAFADDP, from the exons ATGCGCAGTACGACGGACGCAGGCGCAGTAGGTCCCGCGggcgacggcggcggcggcggcggctccttGGGGTGCTCGGCTTCTTCCCATCTAGGCCGGCCCCGGTCCGTCTCGCCCCCAGAAACTTACTGTTTGGGGCCGCGGACCTTTTCGTCTTGCCCCACAAAAGTAAAGCTTGGAGACCTAGGGGGAGCCGGAAGTACCGCCTCGCGATCCCCAAATACTATCGGGGAAACGGAAGTGGCCGTCGGTGGCAG AGAACTGTCGGCCATGGAGCCCAATGATAGTACCAGTACCACTATGGAAGAGCCTGACAGCCTGGAGGTGCTGGTGAAGACTCTGGACTCTCAGACTCGGACCTTTATTGTGGGGGCCCAG ATGAATGTAAAGGAGTTTAAGGAGCACATTGCTGCCTCTGTCAGCATCCCTTCTGAGAAACAACGGCTCATCTACCAGGGACGAGTTCTACAGGATGATAAGAAGCTCCAGGAATACA aTGTTGGGGGAAAGGTTATCCACCTTGTGGAACGGGCTCCTCCTCAGACTCAGCTCCCTTCTGGGGCATCTTCTGGGACAGGGTCTGCCTCAGCCACCCATGGTGGGGGACCCCCCCCTGGTACTCGGGGGCCTGGGGCCTCTGTTCATGACCGGAATGCCAACAGCTATGTCATGGTTGGAACCTTCAATCTTCCT AGTGACGGCTCTGCTGTGGATGTTCACATCAACATGGAACAGGCCCCGATTCAG AGTGAGCCCAGAGTACGGCTGGTGATGGCTCAGCATATGATCAGGGACATACAAACCTTACTCTCCCGGATGGAG TGTCGAGGGGGATCCCAAGCACAGCACAGTCAGCCGCCCCCGCAGACACCAACTGTGGCCCCGGAGCCAGTAGCTTTGAGCTCTCAAACATCAGAACCGGTTGAAAGCGAAGCACCTCCTCGGGAGCCCATGGAGGCAGAAGAAGTGGAGGAGCGTGCCCCAGCCCAGAGCCCGGAGCTCACCCCTTCTGGCCCAGCCCCAGCGGGCCCAACGCCGGCCCCAGAGACAAATGCACCCAA CCATCCCTCCCCTGCGGAGTATGTTGAGGTGCTCCAGGAACTACAGCGGCTTGAGAGCCGCCTCCAGCCCTTCCTGCAGCGCTACTATGAGGTTCTGGGTGCTGCTGCCACCACGGACTACAACAATAAT CAAGAAGGCCGTGAAGAGGACCAGCGCCTGATCAACCTGGTCGGGGAGAGCCTGCGGCTGCTGGGCAACACCTTTGTGGCACTGTCTGACCTGCGCTGCAATCTGGCCTGTGCGCCCCCGCGACACCTGCATGTGGTCCGGCCTATGTCTCATTACACCACCCCCATGGTGCTCCAGCAGGCAGCCATCCCCATCCAG ATCAATGTGGGGACCACTGTGACCATGACGGGGAATGGGACTCGGCCCCCCCCGGCTCCCAATGCAGAGGCACCTCCCCCTGGTCCTGGGCAGGCCTCGTCCCTGGCTCCCTCTTCGACCACTGTCGAGTCTTCAACTGAGGGGGCTCCCCCCCCAGGACCAGCTCCCCCACCGACCACCAGCCACCCGAGGGTCATCCGGATTTCCCACCAGAGCGTGGAACCCGTGGTCATGATGCACATGAACATTCAAG ATTCTGGCACACAGCCTGGTGGAGTTCCGAGTGCTCCCACTGGCCCCCTAGGACCCCCTGGTCATGGCCAGACCCTGG GACAGCAGGTCCCAGGCTTCCCGACAGCTCCAACCCGGGTGGTGATTGCCCGGCCCACCCCTCCACAGGCTAGGCCTTCCCATCCTGGGGGCCCCCCAGTCTCAGGGGCTCTG GGCGCTGGGCTGGGTACCAATGCCTCCTTGGCCCAGATGGTGAGCGGCCTTGTGGGGCAGCTTCTTATGCAGCCTGTCCTTGTGG CTCAGGGGACCCCAGGAATGGCTccacctccagctcctgccactgCTTCAGCCAGTGCTGGCACCACCAACACAGCTACCACAGCAGGCCCGGCCCCGGGGGGGCCTGCCCAGCCTCCACCCCCTCAAACCTCCACTGCTGATCTTCAATTCTCTCAGCTCTTGGGGAACCTGCTGGGGCCTGCAGGGCCAGGGACTGGAGGGCCTGGCATGGCTTCTCCCACCATCACTGTGGCGATGCCTGGTGTCCCTGCCTTTCTCCAAGGCATGACTGACTTCTTGCAG gcccctccacctcctccaccacccccacccccacccccggccccagAGCAGCAGACCATGCCCCCACCAGGGTCCCCTTCTGGTGGCGCAGGGAGTCCTGGAGGCCGGGGTCCTGAGAGCCTGCCACCAGAGTTTTATACCTCGGTGGTGCAGGGTGTGCTAAGCTCCCTGCTGGGCTCCTTGGGGGCTCGGGCTGGCAGCAGTGAAAGTATCGCTGCTTTCATACAACGCCTCAGTGGATCCAGCAACATCTTTGAGCCTGGAGCTGATGGGGCCCTCG gcttCTTTGGGGccctgctttctcttctgtgcCAGAACTTTTCCATGGTGGATGTGGTGATGCTTCTCCACGGGCATTTCCAGCCACTGCAGcggctccagccccagctgcGATCCTTCTTCCACCAGCACTACCTGGGTGGCCAGGAGCCCACACCTGGTAACATCAGG ACGGCCACCCACACCTTGATCACGGGGTTAGAAGAATATGTGCGGGAGAGTTTT TCTTTGGTGCAGGTTCAGCCAGGTGTGGACATCATCCGGACAAACCTGGAATTTCTCCAAGAGCAGTTTAATAGCATTGCTGCTCATGTGCTGCACTGCACAG ACAGTGGATTTGGGGCCCGTTTGCTGGAGTTGTGTAACCAGGGCCTGTTTGAATGCCTGGCCTTGAACCTGCACTGCTTGGGAGGACAGCAGATGGAGCTTGCGGCTGTCATCAATGGCCGAATT CGTCGCATGTCTCGTGGGGTAAATCCGTCCTTGGTAAGCTGGCTCACCACAATGATGGGACTGAGGCTTCAGGTGGTACTGGAGCACATGCCGGTAGGCCCTGATGCCATCCTCAGATATGTTCGCAGGATTGGTGATCCCCCCCAG CCACTTTCTGAGGAGCCAATGGAAGTTCAGGGATCAGAGAGAACTTCCCCTGAGCCTCAG CGAGAGAatgcttccccagcccctgggacaACAGCAGAAGAGGCTATGTCCCGAGGTCCACCTCCTGCCCCTGAGGGGGGCTCCCGAGATGAACAGGATGGAGCTTCAGCTGAGACAGAACCTTGGGCAGCTGCAGTCCCCCCA gaatgGGTCCCTATTATCCAGCAGGACATTCAAAGCCAGCGGAAGGTGAAACCACAGCCCCCCCTGAGTGACGCCTACCTCAGTGGTATGCCTGCCAAGAGACGCAAG ctccGGGCTGATATACAAAAGCGACTGCAGGAAGACCCCAATTACAGCCCCCAGCGCTTCCCTAATGCCCACCGGGCCTTTGCTGACGATCCCTAG